GAAAATTAACGGAATACTGGAATCTATTCCTAAGCATGTAAGATTGGTTGCTGTTTCTAAAACTAAGCCCAATGAAGATATAATGGAAGCTTATGAGGGTGGATATAAAATTTTTGGGGAGAATAAACCTCAAGAATTAGCACGAAAATATAATGAGTTACCTAAGGATATTCAATGGCATTTTATTGGACATTTACAGACTAATAAAGTTAAATACATTGCTCCTTTTGTAAGTTTAATTCATGCTGTAGATAGTATTAAGTTGTTAAAAGAAATTAATAAGCAGGCAAAAAAAAATAATAGAATTATTGATTGTTTATTGCAATTTCATATTGCCGAAGAGCAAACTAAATTTGGCTTATCTATCGAAGAAGCTCAGGAAATATTAAATTCGGATGATTTTAAATTACTCGAAAATATTCGAATTACGGGTGTTATGGGAATGGCAACTTTTACTCATAACGAAGTTCAGGTAAAAAAGGAATTTAATAATTTAAAATCTATTTTCGAGCAGCTTAAACTTAATAATTTTGCGATTAATAATAGTTTTAAGGAAATATCTATGGGAATGTCGGGCGACTACAAAATTGCCATAGAAACGGGAAGTACTTTAATAAGAATTGGAAGCACTATTTTTGGTGCTCGTTAATTTTTTAACAAGTTATAATTGAAACTAATTATTGACAATAGTGATTCTATATTTAAATCATTATATTTGTTTGTTAACGTTTGAAATACTATAAAATTTATAATACTATGATAAATCTTGAAACCACTTATATGGGATTGAAATTAAAAAATCCCGTAATTATCAGTAGTTCAGGTCTTACTAATTCGGTAAGAAAAATTAAAATAATTGAAGAAAAAGGAGCAGGAGCTGTAGTTCTTAAATCATTGTTCGAAGAGCAAATTACCAACGAAGCACATCACCTTATCAGCAAAGATTCTGTTAATGTTGATTATCCTGAAGCCGAAGATTATATTAAAAACTATGTAAAAGGCAATTCGGTATCAAATTATCTTACTTTAATAAAGGAAGCAAAAGAGGCAGTTTCTATTCCTGTAATTGCAAGTATTAATTGTGTTTCGTCTTCGGACTGGACTCATTTTGCAAAAGAAATTGAAAAAGCTGGTGCCGATGCAATTGAACTAAATGCATTTATTGTACCTAACGACAGAAATATGAGTTCTGCTGATTATGAACAGCTTTACTTCGATATTTTTACTGCTGTTAAAAAGGAAGTTAGTATTCCGGTATCAATGAAATTAGGAATGTATTTTACTAATTTATTTTCGGTGGCAAATCGATTAAATGCCGAAGGAGCCGATTCTTTAGTTTTATTCAATAGATTTTACGAGCCCGATATTAATATAGAAGATATGAAGATTACAAGTGCCGAAGTACTTAGTACGGCCGGTGATATTCGTAGATCTCTTCGTTGGGTTGGAATGTTATCCGATAAAATTAAAGGAATTGATATTGCTGCTTCAACAGGTATTCATAGTGGAGAAGCTGCCATTAAACAATTATTAGCAGGTGCAAAAGTAGTTCAAATTTGTTCTACTGTGTATGAGAATGGTTTCGATCAGATTACTAAAATTTTAGAAGAAATTTCGGCCTGGATGAGCAAGAAGGAATTTAAAAAAGTAGACGAATTTAGAGGAAATTTGAGTTATGGAAATATTCCAGATTCGGCTTTGTATGAAAGGGCACAATTCATGAAGTATTTTTCGAACAATACGAAAGATGTTATAATATAAAAAAAGTAAAGGCTGAATCGTTCGATTCAGCCTTTACTTTTTAAAATTGATCTAGAATGTGAATACATTCATGAATCATTCCTTTAACTTCTTCAGCTGCAGTTGGAATTGCATCTTTTAATTTATCTTGTTGAAGGATTTTTAAGTCCTCATCAATTTTGCCAGTAAAATTTTCTATTACGGTAAATGCCTCAAAAGCAATTTCAAAATCCGATTGAATCAGGATATCCACAAAAACATCTACGAAAGACGAAAAGTCAATGCTTGATTGCCAGCAAAGCTCAATAAGCATTTTTCTGATTGGAAGATATTTTTCATTTTTAATGGCAGTAACAAAAATTAAACCTGCTTTTTTGTCTTTAATATCTCCTAAAAATTTTAGCAAAATATCTCTAATATCTTCATCTTTTTGATTTAATAATAAATCAAAAATTAACTCTATATCATCGGGTTTACCCTCTTCTCTTAACTGACTTATGCTCTTGCTTACAATTTTAATGTCCTTAGATTGAAGATCGGAGATAAGTTTTTTATGCTGTTCCTTTTTTTGTTGTTCACTCATGGCTCATTTGTTTTATACGAAGCACAAAATTAATAAAATATACCAACACACGTGCACACATAATAAAATAGAGAATTTAAGAATTTTTGAATAAGATATTTCTTGAATACTACACTTATAACTCATAATCTTTGAGGAAAAAGAATATTTATTAGAGAAAAAAATTGTAATTTAACTACTATCCTTAATTTTTTAAGATCAAAATTTTTATGAGAAAGGTATTGTCTATTGCTTGTATTCTGTTATTTATAAGTTCCTGTAATTGGTCATCGTCGCAAAAAAACGACGCTAAGGATTTGTCTGAAGCTACCGAGCTGAACTTAAAGAAAGAGAATGCAGATAAAATAAAAAAAGTATTTTATATTCTTCCCAGTCCTATTGAAACATCGCTTTTAATTGCTAAATCGGGAGTTCATTTTCGTAGCGATTTGATGAATAGTGCTGATAATTTATCTGGATATTCAACCAGTATTTCCAGATCAATAGCCCTTGGAGTGTATTGTGCCGATTTAAGTTATGCAGCTCTTAACGAGCAATATCAAATTTCCATTGAGTATATTAATGTAGCAAGAAATCTTGCAGAATCCTTAGGTGTTCTGCGAACAGTAGAGCAGGGAAAAATAAAGATGCTGGAAAATAATTTGATGAATAAAAAGTTAATTGTTGATATCGTTTCTGAGATTTATATGGAATCGAGTGAGCAGTTACGTGAACAGGATAGATATATTTTAGCTTCATTAATGCTAATTGGCGGATGGATTGAAAGTTTATATCTGGCTACCCAAAGTACGGATATTGATGAGTTGAGACAGCAGATTGTTGTGCAAAAAATATTGGAGCAAAGATTGTCTTTAGAAGCTATTAAAAATGTGCTGGGGGAAAACAAAGATGATTTGACTATAGCGCCAATATATAAGGATATTCTCGAGCTTGAAATACTATTTGAAAAATCTATAAAATCTACCAATAAAGATTTAGATTTTTACGATAAGTATGATAGACAGGGTTTTCGGAATTTGGTAGTGAAAATAGAAGAGATACGAGAATATATGATTAATTAATAAGTTTAAAAATACATGCAAATTATATGAGATATTATTTTTTACTTGTTGGAATTCTTCTGGGATTAGGATTAAATTCTG
This genomic interval from uncultured Marinifilum sp. contains the following:
- a CDS encoding YggS family pyridoxal phosphate-dependent enzyme codes for the protein MSIPQKINGILESIPKHVRLVAVSKTKPNEDIMEAYEGGYKIFGENKPQELARKYNELPKDIQWHFIGHLQTNKVKYIAPFVSLIHAVDSIKLLKEINKQAKKNNRIIDCLLQFHIAEEQTKFGLSIEEAQEILNSDDFKLLENIRITGVMGMATFTHNEVQVKKEFNNLKSIFEQLKLNNFAINNSFKEISMGMSGDYKIAIETGSTLIRIGSTIFGAR
- a CDS encoding dihydroorotate dehydrogenase-like protein, with product MINLETTYMGLKLKNPVIISSSGLTNSVRKIKIIEEKGAGAVVLKSLFEEQITNEAHHLISKDSVNVDYPEAEDYIKNYVKGNSVSNYLTLIKEAKEAVSIPVIASINCVSSSDWTHFAKEIEKAGADAIELNAFIVPNDRNMSSADYEQLYFDIFTAVKKEVSIPVSMKLGMYFTNLFSVANRLNAEGADSLVLFNRFYEPDINIEDMKITSAEVLSTAGDIRRSLRWVGMLSDKIKGIDIAASTGIHSGEAAIKQLLAGAKVVQICSTVYENGFDQITKILEEISAWMSKKEFKKVDEFRGNLSYGNIPDSALYERAQFMKYFSNNTKDVII